From the Perca flavescens isolate YP-PL-M2 chromosome 21, PFLA_1.0, whole genome shotgun sequence genome, one window contains:
- the usp22 gene encoding ubiquitin carboxyl-terminal hydrolase 22 isoform X2 produces the protein MCGAHLNRLHSCLYCVFFACFAKKHIHEHAKSKRHNLAIDLLYGGIYCFMCQDYIYDKDMEQIAKEEQRKAWKMQGIGEKYSTWEPTKRELELLRHNPKRRRITSNCTIGLRGLINLGNTCFMNCIVQALTHTPLLRDFFLSDRHKCEMQSNSCLVCEMSQLFQEFYSGHRSPHIPFRLLHLVWTHARHLAGYEQQDAHEFLIAALDVLHRHCKDDNGKKANNPNHCNCIIDQIFTGGLQSDVTCQVCHGVSTTIDPFWDISLDLPGSSTPFWPLSPGGDGSALNGESHATGATTLTDCLHRFTRPEHLGSSAKIKCSGCHSYQESTKQLTMKKLPIVACFHLKRFEHSAKLRRKITTYVSFPLELDMTPFMASSKESRMNGQYQQTVDPFNNDNKYSLFAVVNHQGTLESGHYTTFIRQHKDQWFKCDDAIITKASIKDVLDSEGYLLFYHKQFLEYE, from the exons ATGTGCGGTGCCCACCTCAACAGACTCCACTCATGCCTCTACTGCGTCTTCTTCGCCTGCTTTGCCAAAAAACACATCCACGAGCACGCCAAGAGCAAAAGGCATAACCTAG CCATCGACCTGCTGTATGGAGGGATCTACTGTTTTATGTGCCAAGACTACATTTACGACAAAGACATGGAACAGATTGCCAAAGAGGAACAGAGGAAAGCCTGGAAAATGCAAG gcataGGGGAGAAGTACTCAACGTGGGAGCCCACCAAGAGGGAGCTAGAGCTGCTCCGCCACAACCCCAAGAGGAGGAGAATCACCTCCAACTGTACTATCG GCCTGCGAGGTCTGATCAACCTTGGCAACACGTGTTTCATGAACTGCATCGTCCAGGCGCTGACGCACACGCCGCTGCTGCGTGACTTCTTCCTGTCGGACCGGCACAAATGCGAGATGCAGAGCAACTCCTGTTTGGTGTGTGAGATGTCGCAGCTCTTCCAGGAG TTTTATTCAGGCCACCGGTCGCCACACATCCCCTTCCGTCTTCTTCACCTGGTGTGGACCCACGCCCGCCACCTGGCCGGCTACGAGCAGCAGGACGCCCACGAGTTCCTCATTGCGGCGCTGGACGTCCTGCACAGGCACTGCAAAG ACGACAACGGGAAGAAAGCCAACAATCCCAACCACTGTAACTGCATCATCGACCAAATCTTCACCGGGGGCCTGCAGTCTGACGTCACCTGTCAAGTCTGCCA CGGTGTCTCGACAACCATAGACCCGTTCTGGGACATCAGCCTGGACCTGCCGGGCTCCTCCACCCCGTTCTGGCCCCTCAGCCCTGGAGGAGATGGATCTGCGCTCAACGGAGAGAGTCACGCCACCGGGGCCACAACGCTCACAGACTGTCTGCACAG GTTCACCAGGCCAGAGCACCTCGGCAGCAGTGCTAAGATCAAGTGCAGCGGTTGCCATAGTTACCAGGAGTCCACTAAGCAGCTGACCATGAAGAAGCTGCCCATCGTGGCCTGCTTTCACCTCAAA AGGTTTGAGCATTCCGCCAAACTGCGGCGGAAGATCACGACTTATGTCTCCTTCCCGTTGGAGCTGGACATGACCCCCTTCATGGCCTCCAG TAAAGAGAGCAGGATGAATGGGCAGTACCAGCAGACCGTGGACCCCTTCAACAATGACAACAA GTACAGTCTATTTGCAGTAGTGAACCACCAGGGGACACTAGAGAGCGGCCATTACACCACCTTCATCCGCCAGCACAAGGACCAGTGGTTCAAATGTGACGACGCCATCATCACCAAGGCCAGCATCAAGGATGTCCTGGACAGTGAAGG GTACCTTTTGTTTTATCACAAGCAGTTCCTGGAGTACGAGTAG
- the usp22 gene encoding ubiquitin carboxyl-terminal hydrolase 22 isoform X1 encodes MSPAGCPHVNGFKVDNWKQNLRVIYQCFVWSGSAETRKRKAKSCICHMCGAHLNRLHSCLYCVFFACFAKKHIHEHAKSKRHNLAIDLLYGGIYCFMCQDYIYDKDMEQIAKEEQRKAWKMQGIGEKYSTWEPTKRELELLRHNPKRRRITSNCTIGLRGLINLGNTCFMNCIVQALTHTPLLRDFFLSDRHKCEMQSNSCLVCEMSQLFQEFYSGHRSPHIPFRLLHLVWTHARHLAGYEQQDAHEFLIAALDVLHRHCKDDNGKKANNPNHCNCIIDQIFTGGLQSDVTCQVCHGVSTTIDPFWDISLDLPGSSTPFWPLSPGGDGSALNGESHATGATTLTDCLHRFTRPEHLGSSAKIKCSGCHSYQESTKQLTMKKLPIVACFHLKRFEHSAKLRRKITTYVSFPLELDMTPFMASSKESRMNGQYQQTVDPFNNDNKYSLFAVVNHQGTLESGHYTTFIRQHKDQWFKCDDAIITKASIKDVLDSEGYLLFYHKQFLEYE; translated from the exons gCCAAGTCGTGTATCTGCCACATGTGCGGTGCCCACCTCAACAGACTCCACTCATGCCTCTACTGCGTCTTCTTCGCCTGCTTTGCCAAAAAACACATCCACGAGCACGCCAAGAGCAAAAGGCATAACCTAG CCATCGACCTGCTGTATGGAGGGATCTACTGTTTTATGTGCCAAGACTACATTTACGACAAAGACATGGAACAGATTGCCAAAGAGGAACAGAGGAAAGCCTGGAAAATGCAAG gcataGGGGAGAAGTACTCAACGTGGGAGCCCACCAAGAGGGAGCTAGAGCTGCTCCGCCACAACCCCAAGAGGAGGAGAATCACCTCCAACTGTACTATCG GCCTGCGAGGTCTGATCAACCTTGGCAACACGTGTTTCATGAACTGCATCGTCCAGGCGCTGACGCACACGCCGCTGCTGCGTGACTTCTTCCTGTCGGACCGGCACAAATGCGAGATGCAGAGCAACTCCTGTTTGGTGTGTGAGATGTCGCAGCTCTTCCAGGAG TTTTATTCAGGCCACCGGTCGCCACACATCCCCTTCCGTCTTCTTCACCTGGTGTGGACCCACGCCCGCCACCTGGCCGGCTACGAGCAGCAGGACGCCCACGAGTTCCTCATTGCGGCGCTGGACGTCCTGCACAGGCACTGCAAAG ACGACAACGGGAAGAAAGCCAACAATCCCAACCACTGTAACTGCATCATCGACCAAATCTTCACCGGGGGCCTGCAGTCTGACGTCACCTGTCAAGTCTGCCA CGGTGTCTCGACAACCATAGACCCGTTCTGGGACATCAGCCTGGACCTGCCGGGCTCCTCCACCCCGTTCTGGCCCCTCAGCCCTGGAGGAGATGGATCTGCGCTCAACGGAGAGAGTCACGCCACCGGGGCCACAACGCTCACAGACTGTCTGCACAG GTTCACCAGGCCAGAGCACCTCGGCAGCAGTGCTAAGATCAAGTGCAGCGGTTGCCATAGTTACCAGGAGTCCACTAAGCAGCTGACCATGAAGAAGCTGCCCATCGTGGCCTGCTTTCACCTCAAA AGGTTTGAGCATTCCGCCAAACTGCGGCGGAAGATCACGACTTATGTCTCCTTCCCGTTGGAGCTGGACATGACCCCCTTCATGGCCTCCAG TAAAGAGAGCAGGATGAATGGGCAGTACCAGCAGACCGTGGACCCCTTCAACAATGACAACAA GTACAGTCTATTTGCAGTAGTGAACCACCAGGGGACACTAGAGAGCGGCCATTACACCACCTTCATCCGCCAGCACAAGGACCAGTGGTTCAAATGTGACGACGCCATCATCACCAAGGCCAGCATCAAGGATGTCCTGGACAGTGAAGG GTACCTTTTGTTTTATCACAAGCAGTTCCTGGAGTACGAGTAG